A region of the Leptospira levettii genome:
TTAGGGATTGTTGGAGAAGAACAAAGAATTGAATCAGCGGTTCTGTCTGACTCAATGGGAGTTGCCAACTCATTAGAATCGATGACGAAAAAGTATGGAGCAAAAATCATTTTAAGTTTGGATGCTCTTTTGGAACTAAAGGAACCTGATTCTTACCCACATAGATTATTGGATTTTATTAAAATTCCAGCCAAACAAAAGTTAATTGGAATTGCGCAGGTGTTAGTAGATGGAGTCGAAGAAACATTTCATTTAAAAATTCAGACAAAAGAACAATTTGAAGAAAGTGTAAATCTATTTTGGGATGGCGATTTTAAAGGAGCGGAATCAGGTTTTACTTCTGTATTAAAACAAGATCCTTCAGACAAAGCGGCCTCCCTTTATTTAGAACGAGCAAAACAATACATCCAAAATGGGCCCCCACCAGGGTTTGGGAAGGGTTTTTTGGCATAAAAAAGACATAGAATCGCCCTCATTTCTGAAAAAGTTCTTGAATTTCCTCTCTAACTGAACGAGAGTCAGTAATACGGAGATTCCCATGACCCAAGCCACTCTTTCCACGGCCAATGTAAGCAACACTGCCGTCATCCAAACCAAAAGTTTTACTCCCAAAGACATAGACCGTATTTTTAATGCACAAAAGAAAAAGTCGCTCGAACTTCGATTGACGAACTTTAAAACTCGAATCCTTAAACTTAAAAAATTAAAGTCAGCTGTCTTAAAGTACCAAACTGAAATTCAAAAAGCACTTCATGCTGACTTTAGAAAATCTGCTGGTGAAGTAGACATTACAGAAATTTTACCAACAATTGCCGAAATCAATGATGCCATTCGCCACGTAAAACATTGGATGCGTCCGAAAAATGTGATGACTCCTCCAACTCTTCTTGGAGCAACAAGTCGGATTGTTTACGAACCAAAAGGAGTTTGTCTCATCATTGCTCCTTGGAATTATCCATTCCACCTAGCGATTGCTCCACTTGCGGCTGCCATTGCTGCAGGAAACACAGTCATGCTAAAACCATCTGAGTTTACTCCTAACACAGCCAATGTGATTAATTTGATGTTAGGTGAAGTATTCTCTGAAGAGGAAGTGGCGGTTTTTGAAGGTGATGTAAGTGTTGCAACTGCATTACTTGAAATACCATTTGATCATATCTTTTTCACTGGATCTACTCCTGTTGGAAAAATCGTTATGGCTGCGGCTGCTAAAAACTTAACTAGCGTTACATTGGAATTAGGTGGTAAATCACCTTCCATTATCGCAGAAGATGCTGACATGAAGGTTGCTGCTGAGCGAATTATGTGGGGTAAGTTTCTCAATGCAGGCCAAACCTGTGTAGCACCTGATTATTTACTCATTCCTGAATCGAAGATTGATGAATTTGTAAAACATGCAAAGGAAACAACTGAAAGTTTCTTTAAATCCAAACCCGAAAATTTTACAGCAAGTACTGATTTTTGCCGTATTGTGAATGCAAAAAACTTCTCAAGAGTTTCTTCCTATATCGATGATGCAGTCAAAAAAGGTGCAAAAATTGCTTACGGTGGAGAAGTTAGAAGTTCTGACAATTTTATCGCACCGACAATTCTCACAAATGTTGCGTTAGATGCAAAGATAATGGAAGATGAAATTTTTGGACCACTTCTTCCTATTGTCACTTATAAAACATTAGATGATGCAATTCACGTAATCAATGAAAGACCAAAACCTTTGGCATTGTATATTTTTACCAAGAAAAGAAGTACTTCGAAGTATGTTCTTCGTAGAACAAGTTCAGGTGGAGCAGTGATCAATGATGTAATTTTACACTTGGTAAATCCAAATTTACCATTTGGTGGGGTAAACCATTCAGGTCACGGAAGTTACCATGGAATTTTTGGATTCAAAACGTTTTCACATGAAAGGTCGGTCTTACAAACACCAAAAGCCTCTATTGCAAAATTGATGTACCCACCTTACTCTGGTTTTGTGCGACTTATGGTGAAACTCACTACAAAGTTTTTTGTATAAAACAAAATCTTAATACAACACTCCCGAGTTTCACTCGGGGGTTACTTTTTCCATTCCAAAAACACAAACTCACCTCAGAAAAACGAATTCAATCCTTTCATTTTCGAATTTTTGTTTCATTCTAAAGTCATGATAAATATCAACTTAGGATTTTCCTCAATTTCCGTGACAACATTTGGCGCCGTAATTTTGTGGAATCATGCAAAAGGATTCTTCCGCACATTTTGATTCTCTACGTATCACTTGGTTGAGTGAACCCTTTCATCTTGGAATTCCCATCATCGACTTACAACATGTGTGGCTTGTACATATCATTTTAGAGTTAGAAGAAGAAATTGTAGAGGCCGAAAAAACAAATTCAGATATCGATGTACATTCTTCTTTTCGAAAGGCTTTGGATTATGTGGCAGAACATTTTGCTTTGGAAGAAGATATTTTGGAACATTTCAATTATCCAAATTTCAAAGAACATGTACTCGGGCATAGAAAATTTGTTGAGCGACTAACAGAAAAATACTATGAAGCCAAAAATAGCCAGATGGCTGCACTTGGAATTTTGCAAATCCTGAAAAAATGGTTGTTCCAACATATTTTACATGATGATACCGATTATGCAGAATTTTTTAAGGCATCTAATTTTGATTTAAAATCTTATTGTATCCAGTTGTTAAAGTCCGGAAAGTATCCGGTTTCAAAAGAACAACTGTTGATTTACCAAAATATTGTTCAAATCGATACTACAAACATTTCTTTACATGAACAGACCATTGATACGATCCAAGAAATTCGGAATATTTGGAAAACATACAATCTATCAACTGGTATTCCCATCATTGATTTGCAACATATTTGGTTACTCAAGATGATAGTGGAACTAGATCATTCCTTGAAGTTAGGTGATGGTTCAAGTGAAACTTTTCATAAAGTGATCGCTGAAGCAATTGAGTATACTAAAGATCATTTTGGCGTAGAAGATAAAATTATGCGTTACTTCCGGTATACGGATGTTGTGCAACACATGAACCAACACAAACGTTTTATTGAATTTATCAAAATGAGAAATGATGAATATAAATTGGGAAATCCCCGAGTGGGTTTACATTTGGTGCAAGATCTTAGGAATTGGTTACTCTCACACATCGCGCTAGAAGATAAAAAAATTGGTCTGGCATTTGAATCGAGGGTGAGAGAACTTTCCGAGTTTACCAAAAAACTCCACCAAAGTGGGGAAATTGGGATCTCAAGAGAACAAAAAAATCTATATAAATTGGTCTTACAATCGGTCCCAGACCCCTTGGATTAAAATCTGACGGAATTTGAATTGCCAGGTTCATTTTCCGTGAAAATCCTGTTACCAAACCATGGAATACGAAGTCATCATCGGTCTGGAAGTTCACGTCCAGCTCAATACCAATTCAAAAATTTTCTCCACTGCCACTAACGAATTTGGTGGTAGTCCAAATACTCATATTTCTCCATTATGTGTTGCACTTCCAGGCACCTTGCCTGTGTTAAATGAAGTTGTACTTGAAAAAGCAGTGAGAGCAGGTGTGGCACTCGGTTGCGAAATTACACAATTCACTAAATTTGATCGTAAAAATTATTTTTATCCTGACCTTCCTAAAGGGTACCAAATTTCGCAATTTGATAAACCTTATGCAACAAAAGGTGGAATTCACATTCAGTTGAAAGGGGAATCGGAAGAAAAGTTCCTTCCACTCACTCGGATCCATATGGAAGAAGATGCAGGAAAACTTATCCACTCACATGATCCATCTATCAATCGATCATATGTGGATTATAACCGTGCAGGAACTCCACTCATCGAGATTGTATCCGAACCAGACCTTCGTTCCTCTGATGAAGCATATGCATACTTAAACGAATTAAAAACCATCCTTCGTTATATCCAAGTTTCGGATTGTAACATGGAAGAAGGTTCGCTTCGTTGTGATGCAAACGTATCCATTCGCCCAAAAGGGGAAAAAGGATTTCGGACACGAGTCGAAATCAAAAACCTCAACTCGTTTAAGGCAGTAAAACAAGCGATCGATTACGAAGTGGAATGGCAAAAGGACGTTTATTCTAGAGGTGAGTCGTTCAAACAAATGACAAAACTTTGGGATGCAACACTTCTCAAAACAATTCCCATGCGTTCCAAAGAAATGAGCCATGATTACCGTTATTTTCCTGAACCAGATTTACCAACGATTCAAATTTCAGATTCGTTTATAGAAGACATTCGAAAAACACTTCCTGAGCTTCCGAGACAAAAAAAAGAACGTTATAAAACTGTGCTCGGTCTTCCTGAATATGATGCGGAAGTCTTAACAAGTGAAAGGGAAATTGCAGAGTACTTCGAAGAGGCACTTGTGATTTCTGGAGATGCTAAAAAAACATCCAACTGGGTAAAAGATGAAATCTTAGGGATCGTTAATAAAGAAAATATTTCCATCCAAGAATTTGCAATTGATCCAGTCAGAATTGGGAAATTAGTAAAACTTATCAATTCAGGTGAGATCACAGGAAAAATTGCCAAAACCATTTTTGAAGACATGTTAACTTCGAAAGACCAACCAGAAGCCATTGTTGAGAAAAAAGGACTTAAGGTTGTTCGGGATGATAAAGCTTTAGAAGAAATTGTCATTCGTGTAATTGAATCCCAACCAGAATCAGTCGAGGGTTGGAAAAATGGAAAGGATCGTGTGTTAGGTGCAATTGTGGGTGGAGTGATGAAAGAAACAAAAGGCAAGGCTGACCCAAAACTTGTTAACGAACTCATCCTTGCCAAATTAGGCCCGTTAGGTGAAAAAAAGAAGGTGTAAACCCTTCTTAAATTTCAATTTTATGAACTGAACCAAAATCCACTGGGGACTTAAATGCTTCCTCATGTGGAATTCCATTGATCCTGCAGAGCATGGCTCTAATGGGTCCCGAATGGCATACAACAATCATAGAGTTTAGTATTTGATTGTTTTTTTCCTCCCATTTTTGTTTCAAAATCCCATTTGGTTTCCAATCCTCTAAAAACATATCCACTCGTTGGATTAGGTCGGTGAATGCTTCCCCATTTGGTGTGCGTGCATTCACAAAGTCTTTCATCCAAGGAATGGTTTCTTTTCTAGGAATTTCTTCCCATAGTTTTCCGTCCCAATCACCAAAGTTCATTTCTAACAAACGTTCATCGGTATGTATCTCAAGATCCAATGGGTTTTGATTTGGATTGTATTTTGAGAGTAAGGCATTTGCTAATTTGACTGCACGTGGCGCCGGGCTTGCAATAAAATGGTCAAAGTTAGGTGGTAGATAAGAGAAGGTTGAGTCAGCAGTATCTTCCACAGGGTATTTGAGGGGAAAATCAGTACGACCATAACAAGTTCCCTTGGGAGCAATGGTTTCTGGATGGCGAATTAGATAAAGGTCCATATAAATACTCCTGATATCCAAATACAAGTTTCCACAACTTGTTGAACAGCGCCAAGACAATCCCCAGTAAATCCTTGGATCCAACGTTTCATCAATCGAAGCATATAAATGTAACTAGGAATGATACAAACAAGGCTTAAGAAAAAATTAGGATGTCGGTAAGAAAGAGATAGATACGGTAAAACTCCCCATAGACTTGCAAAAAGGATTTGAGGCCAAGTAATTTCTTTTGCCATCGGTTTTGCATAACCTTCTTCTTTCGCATAGGGCAAAAGTTTCATTACAAAAACTGATAAAAATCGACTGAGTGTGTGTGCACTAACAAAATACAACCAAATGCTCGTGAAATGAATGTCACTAGTTAGATTCGAAATGATTGGAAGGTTTTTTCTTTGAAAAAAGGAAAAGGTTTCGTAGGCACCGAGTACTTTGAGTAAAACGAGAATACAAATTCCAACAGCACCAAAACTGCCAACACGGCTGTCTTTCATAATGCGTAATATATCTTCTCTTTTCCATCCTCCGCCAATTCCATCACAAAAATCAGAAAATCCATCTTCGTGAAAGGCACCTGTTAGGATCAGTAAAAAACCAAGAGAGATCGTAAATGCGATTGTTGGTCCAAACAAAAATTGGAACAAAAGAAAAACGAAAAATTGTATAGTACCAAGTAGTAAACCAACACTAGGTGAATATTTTATCGAATTATGTAACCATTCTTCTTTGAATCCAATCCAACGTGGAGATGGAATTCTTGTCAGGAAGGCCAAACAAATAAAAAACAATCGAATTTCTAGAACAATGGATCGGATCATACTTTATACTTTCTTATCAGCTTCACTTACCCCTGCATCAGCAAAGGAAGCCATTTCATTTAAAAATTTAATGCTGAGTTCGACAAGTGGGTAAGCGGCCAAAGCACCACTTCCTTCTCCTAAGCGTAAATTCAGTTTTAACAGTGGGTTTATTTGGTAATGGTTCAAAACAATGATGTGGCCTTCTTCATCCGAAACATGTGAAAAAATTGCATAGTCTTTTACATTTTGATCTAGGTGGTAAGCTAGTAGATACGCAGCAGTAGTGATAAAACCATCCACAAGAAAAAGTTTTTGCTCCGATGCGACAGCTAACATTGCTCCAACCATCATTCCGATTTCAAATCCCCCAAATTCAGAAAGAATTTCGATTGGATCACTTAGTTTTCCTGTTCTTTGGAAAGCACGCTCTAAAATTTGAAGTTTGGAAAGTTTTCCTTCTGGATTTAAACCTGTTCCTTTCCCAACTAGTTTTGAAAGTGGAATTCCTGTTAAATGAGATAAAATCATGGAAGCGGAAGAGGTGTTCCCAATTCCCATCTCACCAAATAAAAATACATTTGATTCTTTGTATTTATTTTCCAAAATTAAATTGAATCCATTCTGTATACATTGATGAGATTCTTCTTTTGACATCGCTTGTGTTTTTAAAAAATTGGATGTGCCTTTGCGTATTTTTTTGATCAGAAGATTTTTTGTGGAATCATCCCAATCATGATCCACTCCAACATCGACAACTTCTACTTCCATCCCATTGTGTTTTGCAAAAACATTGGCACACGCTCCACCATTTAAAAAATTAAATACCATTTGCCATGTGACATCTTTTGGATAAAGGGAAACCGGTTCTTCCGTAATCCCATGGTCCCCTGCAAACAAAATCAACTTCGGGTTTTTAAGTGTTGGAGATGTGGTGTTTTGGATCTCTGCAATTTGTAATGCAATGGTTTCGAGTGTTCCGAGTGAACCTATCGGTTTCGTTTTGGTATCAATTTTTTGTTGGATTTTGTCTCGTAAAACATGGGTTATTGGGTTAATTTTTGGTAGGGAAAATGGGGACATAGACAAAACCAGTTTGTGTAATGCCCTGACACCTTCCATCGTTTTTGGGCTTGGATGGAATTGGCAGGTTTGGGATTTGGTTATTTGGGCCAAAAAAAATCGGAAATTCTTCCCTTGGGGCGCTTTACGTACGGGGGCATCGGCTTTACTATGTCACCAAGCCATGGAAGATTTTGCCCACCTGCATCTGCACACTACCTATTCCATGTTGGATGGTGCCATTCGGATTAGTGATTTGATGAAACGAGTGAAAGAACTTGGGATGAGTTCTGTCGCCATCACTGACCACGGCAACATGTATGGTGCAATCGAATTTTACAAAGAGGCAGTGAAACACGAAGTCAAACCCATCATCGGTTGTGAATTTTATGTGACTCCTTCAAGAAGTGCAGAAACTGAGTTAGATGAAATTGCTGATGGTGGAGCTTATCACATCATCTTATTATGCAAAAATGAAATTGGTTACCATAACATCATCAAACTTGCGAGTCGTTCGTTTACAGAAGGATTTTATCGAAAACCACGTATTGATTATGATTTATTAGAACGACATAGTGAAGGCCTAGTTTGTTTGACAGCATGCCTTGCAGGTGAAGTGAACAGAAAAATCCTGGAAGGCAAAGAAGACAAGGCGTATGCGTTAGCTGGTCGATTACATGAGATCTTTCGTAAAGAAGATTTTTATATGGAAATCCAAGACCACGGAATTCCAGAACAAAAGATTGTTGCTGAAGCTGTTATTGGTTTTTCCAAACGAACTGGTATCCCACTCGTTCTTACTAATGATTCTCACTTTTTAACAAAAGATGATAGGGAAGCACAGGACATTTTATTACGCATTGGAATGCGTAAAAACATCGATGATGAAATGCGCTTTGGGTTTAACGAAAATTTTTATGTAAAATCTCCTTCAGAGATGAAGGCACTTTTTCCAAACCATTTGGATGCATTTTATAATACACTTGCCATTCGTGATAAGTGTTCTTTGAATTTCCAATTTGGGAACCCTTTACTACCACCATTTGAAGTGCCACAAGGGTATGATACAGACAGTTATTTAGAAAAATTGGTTTGGGAAGGGATTCAAGAAAAGTATAAAGAGATCACACCCGTTGTGAAAGAAAGAACTGAATATGAAATGCAAACCATTCGAAACATGCATTTTGCCGGATACTTTCTCATCGTTCAAGACTATATTAATTTTGCAAGGCGAACGGGAATCCCAGTAGGACCAGGTCGTGGTTCGGCGGCAGGTTCCATTATCGCATATGCACTTGGAATTACCAATGTAGATCCAATTCGATACAATTTACTGTTTGAGCGATTTTTAAACCCAGATCGTAAAGATATGCCAGATATTGATACTGACTTTTGTGTAGAACGTCGCGAAGAAGTGATCAATTACATCAAACATAAGTATGGTGAAAACCGCGTTGGCCAAATCATCACTTTTGGATCCCTTGCTGCAAAAGCGGCAATTAAAGATGTGGCTCGAGTTTTTAATGTACCATTTTCAGAAGTGAATGAGATGAGTAAGTTATTTCCTAAAAAATTAGGAATTACCATCCAGGAAGCAGTTGAAACTTCAAAAGACTTACGTGATGTCGCAGAAAAATCCGACCTAAATAAAAAAGTATTTTCCATTGCTCAAAAATTAGAAGGTAACTATCGTCAGGTGGGAAGACACGCAGCAGGTGTAGTAATTGCACCAACTGCATTAGAAGAAATTGTCCCATTGTCAACTGTTAGTGAACCTGGACGTGATGGGCGTTCGATTGTTACACAGTACGACAAAAATATGTCGGAACAAGTGGGACTCATCAAAATGGATATTTTAGGTTTAAAAAACTTAACTACCATCCATCATGCTACACAATTGATTCAAAAACGACATGGGATCCAACTTGATTTAGATACCATTCCACTCGATGACCCAGCTACTTTTAGTTTATTAAGAAAAGCGAATGTGTTAGGTATTTTCCAGTTGGATTCTTCCTCGGGGATACGTGATCTTTTTGCAAAAGCACAGGTACAAAAATTTGAAGAAATTGCCGCCTTGCTTGCGTTATACAGACCTGGTCCAATGGGTTCAGGGATGTTGGATGATTATTTAGATCGTAAAAACGGAAAGAAAAAGGTTATTTTTCCTCACGAAAGTTTGGCAGAGGTGCTCGGCGAAACTTACGGTGTTGTTGTTTACCAAGAACAAGTAATGGGTATCTCAAGGATCATGGGTGGATTCTCTGTGGGAGACTCGGATGTTCTTCGTAAGGCGATGGCCAAAAAAGATAAATCCAAACTTCCTGCTTTAAAGGAAAAATTTGTAAAAGGTGCCATTGAAAAAAAGATCAATGAAAAGTTAGCAACCGAACTATTTGAGCAATTAGAAAAATTTGGTGAGTATGGATTTAACAAATCCCACTCGGTTGCTTATGCATTTGTGACTTATCAAACTGCTTACCTAAAAGCAAATTATTCTATTGAATACCTCACTGCTTTATTATCGGGAGACCATTCTAAAATTACTGATGTTGTGAAATACATCAATAATGCAAAAGATATGGGAATTAGAATCCTGGGTCCAGATCTAAGAGAATCGGGAATATCATTTGAGATTACAGACGACAAAACAGTTCGATTTGGATTATCTTCCATCAAAGGTGTGGGAGAACTTGCCGCAGAAAATATCATCAAAAATCGAAATGAACTTGGTGGTTACAATCAACTCAGTGATTTTACACAAAAATTAGATACTCGTCTTGCGAATAAAAAAGTTTTAGAGTCACTCGCACAAGGTGGAGCATTCGATTCTTTTGGTTATACGAGAAAAACAATTTTTGAATCTACAGATATCATTCTAAGCTATGCAAACAAAAAACAAGCCGAGGAAAAAGAAGGCCAATTTTCTTTGTTTGGTGGAGCAAATGGTGGAACGGAAGAAAACTTAAATTTACCAAAAGATGGAATAGAGTGGAATGGAGACGAACTTCTCCGTCGAGAAAAAGAAACAACAGGTTTGTATTTGTCTGGCCATCCACTTGACAAATTCACAGAACAACTCAAAAGCCTAAACCCAACTTCCATAGAAAATTTAGAGGAAGTTCGACCTAAATCCAAAGTGGAAATTGCCGGTGTATTATCCAAAAAAGTTGTTAAACTCACAAAGAAAAAAGAAGAATTTGTCAACTTTATGTTGGAAGACCAAACTGGGGAAATTGAGTGTGTGGCTTTTCCAAAAACATACGCTGAATTCAAACATCTTTTCTCTGAAGACAACACAGTTTTCATTAAAGGAATTTTAGAACGGATTGATGCCGACGAATCCGAGTTAAAGGGTCAAATCATTGTTAACAAACTAGAAGAGCTCAATTCGGTAACGATTGAGAAAAAAATGGAAAAAACCCTTCATTTAACCATCAATATGAAGGAAGAAAAAAATCGAGATGTGATTTTAAAACTCCAAGATATACTTTCTGTTCATAGAGGTGCCTCTTCTGTATTTTTCCATTTAATTGGGAATGGTGATGAAAAAAAAGTCATACGTGCCCATGATCATTTTTCCATCGAAATCACAACAGACCTAATGAAGATGTTAACCGATATTTTAGGAAAAGGTGCTGTGCGGTATACGGTAGGGGAAGAAGTGAGAGTTTACGGGTAAATCCTGTGGGAAAAGAATCAATTTCCCTCGTTTTATTATTAGAGTTTTTATGGATGGGGTCTGGTGCCATCTTTTGCCTCATTTGGGCATTGTCTAACATCGTCAAAAATCGAAAAAAATCCGATCTGCTTTGGTCCTTCATTTTGTTTTCGACAGGCTTGTGGTTGTTAACTGGAGCCTTTATGTTTACAGGATTTTATTACCAACTTCCTTTCATAGTTTTCATCCATATCCCATTTGTATTCTTATCAGCTTCCTTTTTGTATCTTTATTTGGAATATTTGTTTTTGGAGAAAAAAATCAATCTGCATTGGATTTGTTTTTTACCTTCCTTGGTTTCCATTGTTTTACTCGTTCCATATTATCTCAAATCAGATGTAGAAAAAATAAATATTTTAAATACAATCACATCTACTGAGTATGGAAGTATACTAACAGGTCTTAATTTTGGAATCAAACTTTCCATTTTAATTTCTGTAGGAATATTTTTATTTCGCGAATGGATTCCTAATGTTCGTTTGTCTGTATTTTTTACGAAACGTGCAATTTATTCCTTAGTATTTATACTTTTAATATGGATTGATTTACTCGTAGGTAGTATAGGTTTTAGTTTTCAAATTCCCTTCTTTCGGAAATTGAGCGCATACCTTTTACCCATTCTTATGTATTTTTATTTTTTCACACGCGAATTATGGGAACCCTTTGTTTCTGATGTTCGTGAGACAATTCAAAAAAATAAATATGAAAAATCGAAGTTGGTTTCTGTTCCACTTGAAGTAATCGATCAAAAATTATTCGAATTGATGTTGGAAAAAGTTTTCTGTGATGAGGACTTAAGTTTATCTAAACTTGCAGAGTTAGTTGGAGTTAAATCGGGACAATTGTCAGAATACTTTCATAAACGATATGGTTTTGGTTTTTACAATTACATCAACCAATATAGGATCGAAGAAGCAAAACGTTATTTATTGGAACCAAAAGAACGAACCATTTTGTCCATTGCTGATGCAGTAGGTTTTAATTCCAAATCCACTTTCAATCGTGTTTTCTTGGAAAAGGTAGGAGTGACTCCAACAGATTTCCGAAAACAATCAAAACCTTCCGAACCATAAGTCTCAAAGAATTCTAGAGGACGACAAACATTTTTGTATCGATTACTCTTGTATCCTAAAGAGGAATATCGATGCGAACCATGATAGATTTTTATTTAGATCTCCCGAAACGATTTGGGCATAAAAAAGCTTTTGGAACCAGATTAGGGCCTGGTGTTTACCAATTCAAAACCTATATGGAATTGTTAAATGATGCAAAACATTTGGCATTGGGACTTGGCGAAACTTTATCTGAAAGAGACAAGGTCGCTATTTTTGCTGACAATTCATATGAATGGATCCAAACGAGTATCGCAACAACTCTCCTTGGTGCAATTGACGTACCACGTGCTTCGGATGTTACCGACCAAGATATATTGTACATTCTCAATCACTCGGAATCCAAAATACTCTTCGTCGAAAATGAAACTGTATTTGAGAAAGTGATCAGGTTAGAAAAAGATTTAGAATTTCTAAAAGAAATCATTTTGTTTTATCCACCAAAACAAAATAAGGAACTCAAATCCAGGAAAATTAAGACTATAACCTTACAAGAATTAGTGACAAAAGGAATCCAAAAAAGAAAAGAAGACCCTTCCGATCATATATTTTTAGAGAATACAATCAAAGAATCTGATTTGTTTACTATGATTTATACATCTGGTACAACGGGAACACCGAAGGGAGTCATGTTGACTCATGGAAATATCTTATTTCAATTGAAGAACTTGCCACTCAGTTTGAAAAAAGGGGATAAAACGCTTTCGATTTTACCCATTTGGCATATTTTCGAGAGGATTTTTGAGATCTTTAGTTTATCTTATGGAGCTTGTACTTATTATAGTAGTGTTCGTACACTCAAAGAAGATTTAAAATTTGTTAAACCCAACTTTATGGCTTCTGCACCTAGGTTATGGGAAAGTATTTATGGTGGAATCTTAGGTACTTTAAATAAATCTTCGTTAACCAAACAAAAGATGTTTCAACTTTCGATGTATTTTGCGAAACGTTTTTTTCACTCAAGACAAGTCATTACTGGAAATGTACTCGATATCCATCCAATGGTTCTATGGAAACAAATCATACGATTTGTTTACCATTTGATTCGATTCTTTATCGTATGTATTCCATATTTTATTTTTGACTTTTTGGTTTTATCCAAAATTCGAAATGCAACAGGAGGAGAACTAAGAGGTTCCGTATCAGGAGGAGGGGCACTACCATTTCATGTTGATGAATTCTTTAATATGATTGGCATTCCTGTTTTGGAAGGTTATGGTATGACAGAAACTGCACCAGTACTTGCCATGCGAACCTTCGAGGAAATTATTCCTGGTTCCGTTGGAAAAATATTTCCCAAAACAGAACTACGACTTGTCGACTTAAACACAGGTGAAGTTTTCCTAGATACTGAAATCGGCAAATATGTTTATGGAAGAAAAGGAGAAATTCACGTAAAAGGAAAACAGGTTATGGCAGGTTACTATAAAAACCCTGAAGCAACAAACAAGGTGCTCGTAGCAGGTTGGTTGAATACTGGTGACTTAGGTATATTTACTTCAAACCATAACTTACGTATAGTAGGTCGTTCCAA
Encoded here:
- a CDS encoding AMP-dependent synthetase/ligase; its protein translation is MRTMIDFYLDLPKRFGHKKAFGTRLGPGVYQFKTYMELLNDAKHLALGLGETLSERDKVAIFADNSYEWIQTSIATTLLGAIDVPRASDVTDQDILYILNHSESKILFVENETVFEKVIRLEKDLEFLKEIILFYPPKQNKELKSRKIKTITLQELVTKGIQKRKEDPSDHIFLENTIKESDLFTMIYTSGTTGTPKGVMLTHGNILFQLKNLPLSLKKGDKTLSILPIWHIFERIFEIFSLSYGACTYYSSVRTLKEDLKFVKPNFMASAPRLWESIYGGILGTLNKSSLTKQKMFQLSMYFAKRFFHSRQVITGNVLDIHPMVLWKQIIRFVYHLIRFFIVCIPYFIFDFLVLSKIRNATGGELRGSVSGGGALPFHVDEFFNMIGIPVLEGYGMTETAPVLAMRTFEEIIPGSVGKIFPKTELRLVDLNTGEVFLDTEIGKYVYGRKGEIHVKGKQVMAGYYKNPEATNKVLVAGWLNTGDLGIFTSNHNLRIVGRSKETIVLLGGENVEPVPIESKILESEWIDQCMVVGQDQKFLSALVYPNLNRFETTPGKEFWKDKDVIQKMESEIKSKINAQTGFKSFERVVGVIVIPKPFEIGDEFTAKLSLKRHVITEKYKNQIQALYE